From a region of the Mycobacterium intracellulare ATCC 13950 genome:
- a CDS encoding serine/threonine-protein kinase, with the protein MKSLVGTAFGHYEIRRLIGTGGMGEVYEAYDTNKGRIVALKVLTDRYSDDETFRTRFLRESRAAAILQEPHVIPIHDWGEINDVLYIDMRLVQGQTLHEILKGGALEAQRASDIIRQIASALDAAHAAGLIHRDVKPQNIIVTPDDFAYLVDFGIAEARGDTHLTMAGYTVGSFDYMAPERFGDDEATSAVDVYSLACVLYEALTGAKPFPVHSAEQAIRAHVSSPPPRPSAVNARVPRSFDDVIARGMAKHPDDRYGSAGALGRAAIRALAPDQADSLSTDTLLAPQYISAPPSYPPFNAQYPYPATGSAGPVGAERGTSKKLLILTVVGIIVALFVGGAALAVGLLGHDNSNDSEPSAAPPVTYTNPVTTPQTELPSSATQSVRAPNASPSAPLDPVQRLRQIANDDRAYVSTQLADHWVPQLSSKRPGVFDNGAVWDNAMTLREHLQLRQSYPNVRLLWSGDWSTFSGPDFWVTVAGITFADPAGPLAWCRSQGFDRDHCAAKLISTTHPEPGSTAYN; encoded by the coding sequence ATGAAGTCGCTGGTCGGTACGGCGTTCGGCCATTATGAGATCAGGCGGCTGATCGGCACGGGTGGCATGGGTGAGGTGTACGAGGCGTACGACACCAACAAAGGCAGAATCGTTGCCCTGAAGGTGCTCACCGATAGGTATTCCGATGATGAAACGTTCCGTACACGGTTTCTGCGAGAGTCTCGCGCCGCTGCAATTTTGCAGGAGCCGCATGTTATCCCCATCCACGACTGGGGCGAGATCAACGACGTTCTGTACATCGATATGCGGCTGGTCCAGGGCCAGACATTGCACGAAATCCTCAAGGGGGGTGCCCTCGAGGCGCAACGCGCAAGTGACATCATCCGACAGATCGCATCCGCGTTAGACGCTGCCCATGCTGCAGGACTGATTCACCGTGACGTAAAGCCGCAGAACATCATTGTCACGCCAGACGATTTCGCATATCTGGTCGACTTTGGCATCGCCGAAGCCAGAGGTGACACCCACCTGACTATGGCGGGATATACGGTGGGCAGCTTCGACTATATGGCTCCCGAACGATTCGGAGACGACGAAGCAACGTCAGCTGTGGATGTCTACTCGCTAGCATGCGTCCTTTACGAGGCGCTCACGGGCGCCAAGCCGTTTCCGGTTCACAGCGCAGAGCAGGCCATCCGCGCTCACGTGTCGTCGCCGCCTCCGCGGCCAAGCGCCGTGAATGCGCGCGTTCCGCGGTCCTTTGACGACGTCATTGCCCGCGGCATGGCAAAACATCCTGATGACCGCTACGGCAGCGCCGGAGCACTGGGGCGCGCGGCAATCCGTGCACTCGCACCCGATCAGGCTGACTCGCTCAGCACAGACACTCTGCTTGCGCCGCAATACATCAGTGCGCCCCCCAGCTATCCGCCGTTCAATGCCCAATATCCTTATCCCGCAACAGGTTCGGCAGGACCCGTCGGCGCCGAACGAGGCACTTCGAAAAAGTTGTTGATCCTGACCGTTGTAGGCATCATTGTGGCGCTGTTTGTGGGCGGTGCAGCGCTTGCCGTCGGCCTTCTCGGCCACGACAATTCAAACGACTCGGAGCCCTCCGCGGCACCCCCTGTCACTTACACCAATCCTGTTACGACGCCTCAGACGGAGTTACCGTCCTCCGCTACCCAGTCGGTTCGAGCGCCCAACGCATCGCCATCTGCACCGCTAGACCCCGTGCAACGGCTACGCCAAATTGCAAACGACGATCGGGCGTACGTGAGCACGCAACTCGCCGACCACTGGGTCCCGCAGCTCAGCTCCAAGCGTCCCGGCGTCTTCGACAACGGCGCTGTGTGGGACAACGCAATGACGCTACGAGAACATCTGCAGCTGAGACAGAGCTATCCCAACGTGAGATTGCTTTGGTCAGGTGATTGGTCCACGTTCTCCGGACCGGACTTTTGGGTTACCGTCGCGGGCATAACCTTCGCCGACCCCGCCGGCCCGCTCGCCTGGTGCCGGTCCCAAGGGTTTGACCGAGACCACTGCGCAGCCAAGCTCATCAGCACGACGCATCCCGAACCGGGAAGTACGGCATACAACTGA
- a CDS encoding carboxymuconolactone decarboxylase family protein, giving the protein MTRMPLANADEQPEHIRQLLERPGTLDVLRLIANAPNVFEEWAQMAGQLFDSPTFTPRMREVIILRVGHLQESPYELAQHVVFARKAGLTDQQIDALQNQADLDDAGFSADERLVIDTVTELSTTRRLSDGSFTKAHALLGDEALTELLMIVSCYYGLALVLNAVDLDIDAPA; this is encoded by the coding sequence GTGACCCGAATGCCGCTCGCCAACGCAGACGAGCAACCCGAACACATCCGCCAGCTCCTCGAACGCCCCGGCACCCTCGACGTCCTACGCCTGATCGCCAACGCCCCCAACGTATTCGAAGAATGGGCGCAGATGGCCGGGCAGCTCTTCGACAGCCCGACGTTCACCCCGCGGATGCGCGAAGTGATCATCCTGCGGGTGGGCCACCTGCAGGAGTCGCCCTACGAGCTCGCCCAGCACGTAGTCTTCGCCCGAAAGGCAGGCCTCACCGACCAACAGATCGACGCCCTCCAGAACCAAGCGGACCTCGACGACGCCGGATTCAGCGCCGACGAACGCCTCGTCATCGACACCGTCACCGAGCTGTCTACCACCCGCCGCCTGTCCGACGGCTCTTTCACCAAGGCCCACGCCCTGCTCGGCGACGAGGCGCTCACCGAACTGCTGATGATCGTCAGCTGCTACTACGGCCTGGCGCTGGTGCTCAACGCCGTCGACCTCGACATCGACGCCCCCGCATGA
- a CDS encoding carboxymuconolactone decarboxylase family protein, producing the protein MTRIPYREPEDMPELARELTAQRGNLNVYRALANAERVFTSWMVAGDAALTSPVLPRRLRELIVLRTAYLMDCTYELGQHKDVAQTVGIDSDTIAALTSESDWQKGDFDPTELAVLHLTTDLVTTRRVAPELFAQVHQALGSEATMEALMVINRYAGLALMLNALEVDLDETARLPVPPTR; encoded by the coding sequence ATGACCCGCATCCCGTACCGCGAACCCGAGGACATGCCCGAGCTTGCCCGCGAATTGACCGCGCAGCGCGGCAATCTCAACGTCTACCGCGCGCTGGCCAACGCCGAGAGGGTGTTCACCAGCTGGATGGTGGCCGGCGACGCCGCCCTGACCAGCCCGGTGCTGCCGAGAAGGCTGCGCGAACTCATCGTCCTGCGCACCGCCTATCTCATGGACTGCACCTACGAACTCGGCCAACACAAAGACGTCGCACAAACGGTCGGGATCGACAGCGATACCATCGCCGCGCTGACCTCCGAATCCGATTGGCAAAAAGGCGATTTCGACCCCACCGAGCTGGCCGTGCTGCACCTGACCACCGACCTGGTCACCACCCGCCGCGTCGCGCCCGAGCTTTTCGCCCAGGTCCACCAAGCCCTCGGCTCGGAGGCCACCATGGAGGCGTTGATGGTCATCAACCGATACGCGGGCCTGGCCCTGATGCTCAACGCGCTCGAGGTGGATCTCGACGAGACCGCCCGGCTTCCCGTGCCGCCGACGCGATGA
- a CDS encoding TetR/AcrR family transcriptional regulator translates to MGYTVLAEEGVRALKVERLCQQAGVTRGSFYWHFEDIDHYRAALVESWNKFLERDRQALSKLDELPPRERLLALTRTLVSPQYWMLERAMREWARLDPVAAENIRAADRLLLRTVVKAYCDYGFSFEDAKLRAELTFAAGIGLLHLTSSAEQAQSLSQRERFLAVMLGEAGTAGSDHGDG, encoded by the coding sequence GTGGGCTACACCGTGCTCGCCGAAGAGGGTGTGCGCGCACTCAAAGTCGAACGCCTCTGCCAGCAGGCCGGCGTCACCCGCGGCAGCTTCTACTGGCACTTCGAGGACATCGACCACTACCGGGCCGCGCTCGTCGAATCCTGGAACAAATTCCTCGAACGCGACCGCCAGGCGCTGTCCAAGCTCGACGAGCTGCCACCCCGGGAGCGCCTGTTGGCCCTGACGCGCACGCTGGTCAGCCCCCAGTACTGGATGCTCGAGCGGGCGATGCGCGAATGGGCCCGCCTGGACCCGGTCGCGGCCGAAAACATCCGCGCGGCCGACCGGCTCCTGCTGCGCACCGTGGTGAAGGCCTACTGCGACTACGGGTTCAGCTTCGAGGACGCCAAACTGCGCGCGGAGTTGACCTTCGCCGCGGGAATCGGACTGCTGCACCTCACCAGCTCGGCCGAGCAGGCCCAATCGCTGTCCCAGCGAGAACGATTCCTGGCCGTGATGCTGGGCGAGGCGGGAACCGCCGGCTCAGATCATGGCGATGGGTGA
- a CDS encoding acyl-CoA dehydrogenase family protein codes for MSVVDSRPLHGITDEFVARLADRAEEAERLRRLPAATVSDFRQTELFRLLLPARFGGRQASFPELLQPIRRMAHGCASSAWTLGFYALHNWMLSLFDPRAQEEVFASGPVLAPAPLAPTGRGVPADGGVRVTGRWAWATGAMDADWMIVGALIERADGIDPVLVVLPADRVEVVDTWHTAGMRGTGSHDLVVDDVFVPEHRLVAVADIYGGTAPGALAHGVPTYRWPMVPALALTASMPVLGAAERVTELFAERLGGRVLAYSGVAQKDQPAAQIRLGEARVRLSALRALIAATADEIEAVVVSGGRVSRSVRADARLAAARTVHECRAIIADLLEAAGASAHFLSSPLQRAKRDVDIAAGHVVFDYDTSREFAGALAIGAMISPIAMI; via the coding sequence ATGTCCGTGGTCGACAGCCGTCCCCTGCACGGCATCACCGACGAATTCGTGGCGCGGCTGGCCGATCGCGCCGAGGAGGCCGAGCGGTTGCGGCGCCTCCCCGCGGCGACGGTGAGCGATTTCCGGCAGACCGAGCTGTTCCGCCTGTTGCTGCCGGCGCGGTTCGGCGGCCGGCAGGCCTCGTTTCCTGAACTGCTGCAACCGATTCGGCGGATGGCGCACGGCTGCGCCTCGAGCGCCTGGACGCTGGGTTTCTACGCGCTGCACAACTGGATGCTGTCGTTGTTCGATCCGCGGGCGCAGGAGGAGGTGTTCGCGTCCGGACCGGTGCTGGCGCCGGCGCCCCTGGCCCCGACCGGCCGCGGCGTCCCGGCCGACGGCGGGGTGCGGGTGACCGGCAGGTGGGCGTGGGCGACGGGGGCGATGGACGCCGATTGGATGATCGTCGGCGCGCTGATCGAGCGCGCGGACGGGATCGACCCGGTGCTCGTCGTGCTGCCCGCCGACCGGGTCGAGGTCGTCGACACCTGGCACACGGCCGGCATGCGCGGCACCGGTTCGCATGATCTGGTCGTCGACGACGTGTTCGTCCCCGAGCATCGGTTGGTCGCGGTGGCCGACATCTACGGCGGCACCGCACCCGGCGCGCTGGCGCACGGGGTGCCGACGTACCGGTGGCCGATGGTGCCCGCGCTGGCGCTGACGGCGTCGATGCCCGTGCTCGGGGCGGCCGAACGGGTGACCGAGCTGTTCGCCGAGCGCCTCGGCGGGCGGGTGCTGGCATACAGCGGGGTGGCGCAAAAGGATCAGCCCGCCGCGCAGATCCGGCTCGGCGAGGCGCGGGTGCGGCTGAGCGCGCTGCGGGCGTTGATCGCGGCGACCGCCGACGAGATCGAGGCGGTCGTGGTGAGCGGCGGGCGGGTGAGCCGGTCGGTGCGCGCCGATGCCCGGCTGGCGGCCGCGCGCACGGTGCACGAGTGCCGGGCGATCATCGCCGATCTGTTGGAGGCGGCCGGCGCCAGCGCTCATTTCCTGTCGAGCCCGTTGCAGCGCGCCAAGCGTGATGTGGACATCGCCGCGGGGCATGTGGTGTTCGACTACGACACGAGCCGAGAGTTTGCCGGGGCGTTGGCGATTGGCGCAATGATCTCACCCATCGCCATGATCTGA